The region ATTAAATTTGATGAAGAAGTTTAGGGTTTATTTATACATGAGAAATTTTCAAAACCTCATTGTGTCATGTCATTGGATCTTACTAAGAGCAATATTTTGAATGAAGAGATGAGAAGAAAATCACAAGATCCTCAGTCACCTTCAGAGGCTTTGTTTGTTGGGTCAAGGGGGAGAAGCAAGAATACTAGTTCATACTACAGTGATCAATGCAGGAGCAATtcataaagtaattttaaaacTCTTCAGTGCTACCATTGTGGTAAGAATGGGCATATTGAAAAGTTTTATTGATCTTTGAAAAAGGGGAACATTGTTAGAGGTAAAGGGAAGAAAATTCAAATGAAGACAGAACTAATGTGAAATCTGATGGTGACCTTCTTGTTTAAGAACTTGAAGACTTGGTTTAACCTCACTTAAGAAGTGAGGGGGTAAGTGAGGGGGAGATGTGTTGAGTGATTCCCTCCTTAATTGGGCCACACCAACTTATTTTaagtaaaaggaaaaaaaaaggttcaGTTTTTTGGGCGAAGCCCaggtttcttttatttatttaaagggTTTAACCCTTGTTTTTTGACGTGACGCAACAGTAACGTGAATATGATTCATGTTGAAGTATTTGAAGCACAAAGGCAGCTTGAGAAGGATTTTGTGAACTCACAGATTTTCAGGTACTTCTTTTGTTCTCCGTTTTGGCTGAAACTTTAGTATGTCATCCGTGTCTGTAAGTTCTTTATTTTAACCATTTTTTATTTGAGGTTTTGTTTCCACCTTTTTGGGTGAACCTTTTGATGTCGTGAGACTTTATTTTCTAACCATTATTTTTCTATAGTGGTCTAGTGGATTACTTTCTGGTTTGTGCCCATGGTTTTTATTCTCACGATTTGAGGGAAGTTTTCCACGTTAAAATTTTTGTGtctctgttttatttttattgcctCTGTTGTTATTTGAATTTGCTTGGAAGTTTGTTCAGTTCTCAGAGGTGAAAGAAAACTTTTTTGCTTCAAATTTTTCCGCAGCGTCACCAGGTTCCCAACattataccctcatttaatattatatctcttaccTAATACCTTCAATTCTTGCTAATTACAATTCTCACCAATCACTTCATAGTTTTTTAATAAAACTCAACTTTCAATATGGGTGCTttgaataaatttttatatcAATTCATTAGTTCTTAAATTGTGTGAATTACCTTAAACAACAACTATTTTATAACTGAAGGAGTATCAAATTTCTATTGAAATGCTATTGTGATGTAATTAAAAACTCTATTAGTGTGATCCTTGGTAGGTATATTAGGTTTATCTATCAAAATCTGATAGTCAAAATGTTAActtatttctttctttcatgCTACTGAGTTTAGGGTGATAGGAATGGTGGTAAATATATAGCAAGAATCTTTCGTCCCTTTTACGCCATGTAATTGAGTCGAACGCTGActtcttttttagttttttttcgaAAGTGGATAATATATTAAAACTTAAAGCGCCATAGAGGCTAAAACATCTGAAGACACCAAAAGGTCAAGCTCTGGCGGGActtcctcaatccaaacaacgTTGGAAAATTTTGAGGAGCTCTTAGCCAAAGAATCAGCTACTGCGTTGCCAGAGCGGCGAACAAAAGATAAATGAAAGCTAATAAAAAATGAGACCATAGCCCTACAGTCAtttaaaacagaaaacaaataaGAAGCACCACGCTTGTTCTGCTGCCAAGCCTCAAACAGTTGCAAGCAATCCGTTTCGAGCACCACCCGGAAAAAACCAAGATCTCGAGCCAAAGAAATACACCATCTGAAAGCCATAGCCTCTGCAACAAGAGATGAAGGAGCGCCTACAGGACCATTAGTAGCTGCAGCCATGACCTCACCATGTGAGTTTCTCGCAACCATACCCATACCTGCACCTGTGGCCAAAGTCCAAGAAGCATCAAAGTTCAGCTTAATAAACTGTCCTACCGGTCTTCTCCACACCATTGGTTGTTGATCAGCGGTGCTGGTTGCCATGTGAGGAAGAACCGCCGCATCATCATAGCACGGCAGAGCAGCCAAGCGTTGCAGAACCGCATCCAAGGAGGGCTGAACATAGTCATGAACTGACTTGTTTCTATGCTCCCATATAACATAAATAAGAGTGAAACCCATAGCAATTGCCTCATCATCCTTAGTGGCCATAATCTGCTTAACAAACCCTGTTGGTTCCTCTGCTGGTTGAAACCGCACGCTCAAGGGAGCTGCATACCACCAACGTGCCACTATCGGGCACTGGAAGAGCACATGGGCACTTGTTTCCGCGCTGTCCTGGCAGAAGGGGCACACATCCTCTATCTCAATCCCGCGCTTCCGTAAGGCATGGCGGACCGGCAAAATACCCACAACAGCTCGCCACACTACATCCTTAACCCGAGGTAGAGCATGAGCTTTCCAAACGGCTTTCCAGAAACTAGCTTGCTGATTTTGACCCCTGTTGGACGAGGTCGAGGCCTCATCATGCAAGCGTCGTTGACGAATAAAAGCGTAGCCCGTCTTGGTTGTGTATACCCCATCTATTGTCCAAGGCCAAAATAGTGCATCAGGTGATGGCTTCCAAGGTAACGGGATGTCTAGAATCTCCTTCGCTGTGGGTGGCCAAAAGACTAGCTCGATGAGATCCCTATCCCAGACCTGCATATCATGAACCATCAAATGACAAACATGAGTTAGATTACCCGTTTGGGCTAAATCAGTGCGATAAATCAGGGGATTTCCACTTGGAAGCCAATTATCCCTCCAAATATCAATCCCTTTGCCATCACCAACATTCCATCGAGCTCCCTCCATGAACACCCATGCTGTGCGTGAAATGCTAGTCCAAGCATAGCTTGGCCGCGCATGTTTCTTAGCAGCACTCAGGGTGGTCCGGGGAAAATACACGGCCTTAAAAACTTGGCCCAAAAGAGACTCTGGCTGCATCTGAATACGCCACCAAGTCTTGGCTACTAAAGCTGTGTTAAAAGCTTTGAAATCACAGAAGCCAATCCCACCATCGAGCTTGGACCTGCATAAGGAGTTCCATTTGAGCCAATGGATCCCACGTCGGGAAGCATCCCCACTCCAGTAAAACCGGCTAATCATTCTCTCAATGTCTGCACATAAACCATCAGGTAAGATAAAGCACGACATAATATAAGAAGGGATAGCTTGAGCTACCGCTTTAATAAGAACCTCTCGTCCTGCTCTAGAGAGGGAGCGTTCCTTCCACCCTTTGAGCTTCTTCCAAACTCTTTCTttgacaaaattaaaaatttgggTTTTTGACTTACCAATAATGGTGGGTAAACCCAAATATTTGTCATAACTATCCACAGCCTTCACACCCAACAGCATTTTCAGCTCATTGAAGCGGGGACTAGGAACATTGCGGCTACAGGATAGCATAGATTTGTCAAAATTAATGACCTAGCCAGAAACTTGCTCATAGGCAGCAAGGACATTACGAATAGTGTGAGCTTCCTCCATAGTGGCTCTAGCAAAAACTACACTGTCATCTGCAAAAAGAAGATGTGAGATCATAGGAGCAGATGGCGAACGGGCAATCTTAATGCCATGAAGAGATGAAGCAACAATCTCTTTTTGAATCAGAGCAGAGAAAACTTCCCCACAAAGTATAAATAAATAAGGGGAGAGGGGATCCCCTTGTCTCAACCCTCTGCCTGGATCAAATGGAACCTGTGGATTGCCATTAAGCATCACCTGAAACTGAACTGTCGTCACACAGGCCATAATTAGTGACACCCATGCAGAAGGGAAACCCATCTGATGAAGCACACTCTGAAGAAACGGCCATTCGACCCTATCGTAGGCCTTGGACATATCCAACTTTAAAGCCATCATGCCATTACGGccatacattttctttttcatcaagTGAAAACACTCATATGCCACAAGTGCATTATCCGTAATTAAACGTCCTGGAACAAAAGCACTTTGAGGCCCAACAATAATATCAGATAAGACAATCTTTAACCTATTAGCAATAGTTtttgtaataattttaaaaataacgtTACATAAGCTAATAGGTCTAAACTGGGTTGCATGAacagattttttaattttaggaatCAAAACAATAAGAGTTTTATTAATCGAACCTGGTGAAATTCTGTTGTGCAACACCTCCAGGCAAAAATTAGAGACATCATCTCCGAGTATGTGCCAAAATTTCTGAAAGAAAAGCGCCGGTAAACCATCAAGGCCAGGAGCCTTTGTCGGATGCATATGGAAGATAGCCTCTTCCACCTCCTCCCTGGTAAAGGGGGAGTTCAAAACGGCCAAATGGCCCTCCGTGATACGGTTTGCCACGAGACTAGTGGCTCCCTCTATCTCCGTTGGATTAGACGTGCTGAAAAGTTGAGAGAAATAGTCAGTtaaaaccctagcaatattattGATATCCGTCCATTTTCTCCCGTCGTCATCCACTaattcttcaattttattccTCTTCCTGCGCTGGGTCGCTTTCTGATGGAAAAATTTTGTGTTTCGGTCCCCATGGCGCAACCAAGTGGCTCTAGACCTCTGGCTCCAAAGGATCTCTTCTTGTTTTAACAAATTATCCAGCTCAGCCTCTGTAGACCTCATCTCAGCTACCACCACCTCTGTCTGAACACTATGCTGGAGATTCTGAAGGCGGGTTTTCATAGCTGACACCTTTTTTGGAATAGCGCCAAACTTTTCTCTCCCCCATGCTTGAAGAGCTTCTCCAATGTTAGCAATTTTTCCAGTAATGTCCCCATGCTCTCCAGACCATATCGCGGCCACTATCTCTGCACACTCATCACCATCCTGTAGCCACACCTCTTCAAATCTGAACATCCGTGAGCCTGAGCGACTAACTTCTGTTCTGCGATGCCCGCATGAGACTAGGATGGGATTATGATCTGAACTCAGTCTAGGAAGATGAGAGACCTCCACACACGGCCAAAGGGCCCTCCAACTCTCATTAATGAGAGCATAATCAAGACGTTCCTCAATGGATGCAGGTATGCTTCGCTTATTGGACCAAGTGAAACGGTAGCTCGAGTAACCCGCATCAGTAAGACCACAATCTGACACTATTTGGCTAATCATCTGTAAATGGTGCACGTCAACTGGGTCGCCTCCCAATTTGTCATCTGGACCCAACACATCATTAAAATCACCCAAGCAAATCCAAGGTGTTGTATCCGGAGGCTTCAAGCGCTGAATTAATTCCCAAGTGCGATGTTTATTATGCGACTCTGGGAAACCATAAATTGCAAGAATCTGCATTCTAGTCACTGTCTCTGGGTGAACTGCCATGCAAAGAATATGATTGAGAGAACCATGTGTCACCTGAACCTCTGTCTCGTCATTCCAAAGCAAACAAAGGCCTCCTGCACGAGATTTACCTCTACCTGCACAATCTATAGGAAACAAATTAGCAAAACCAAAAGAATAACGCATAGCTAACATTTCATGTGCTGATTTACGTGTCTCTGAAAGAAAGAGCACGTCGGGAGCTTCTGTAGAAATTAGCCGCTTGACGGCTTGAACTGCCCCTGGGTTCCCAAGCCCGCGACAGTTCCAAGCTATGAGCTtcattgaggtgggcgggaCTGCCTAGCAGTCTCCGCCGATCCCAATCCATTCTCTgtgttcatcttctttagagGAGGTGTTGCCCCCGTTCCTGACCGGTCCGGAGCAGAAGATGAGTTCCCGGACCGTTTCCTTTGCCACTTTGTCCCCCTCGGAGTAGAACTCTTAGAGGGCCCTCCGTCGCCACTGTGCGACCTGTTCATGGCTCCACTTGTGGAGAGCTTCTGTGATGTTTTCCGTTTATCTCCCGGGTTCTCAAGCTCTGTTTTACCATCTAGACCTCCCTCTAAGACAGCTTCTGGATTAATCTcagtatcatcttcctcataatccTCGAACTCGCCAGCTAAGCCATCATAGACATCATCTTCCTCTCGGGTGGCAATTGGTTTCCCCTCCTTGTGCCCTGTGGTCTGTTCCACACCGCTGCCAGAAGACCTGTTTTGTTTGCTACTCTTGTTTGAAAACCCACGGTCTCTGTCATACTCCTCTGCACGGAGCCCGCCATACGGAGCCTCCTCCTCTGGTGCGAGCGGACCCTTGTCACAGTGTTTTGCCACATGATCAAGAAAGCCACAAATATAGCAATGGTTGTGCAGCTTTTCGTACTGAAAGAACACTTCTAACTGTCCTCCATCATCAAGTGCTAAGACCTGTCCCCTACGCAGCGGGACAGTAACGTCTATCCAGACCTTAAACCGGAAGTAAGCACCAAGGCGATTATTACCCCGCCGATCGCTTGTAATATAACCTGCAAAAGCACCTCCCAGCGCCCTAGCGACTTGCTCAGACCAGCAACTGTATGGTAAGTCGAACACACGAACCCAAAAGGGGAGTCGGGTAAGAGGCACCTTTGAGGGATGGACGTTAATATCCAGAGCTTCGAGCACCACAGCGAATCTGTTGAAAACCCAGGGTCCCGATTGCAGCACCATATCTCTGTCATGCTTGGAAGCAAATCTGAATGTGTAGAGATTTTCTTCCACCTGGCGAATTTCCACGCCGTTAGTGGTTGGTGGGGAAGCTGCTGTGCTGGGATTCCTTCGCTGACCACACCTTCCGGAatcttttttagttttaatgCATTGTTCCTGTCATATCTTCTActttcatcatttttctcttttttaatttttatttcattgtGATAGAAGTAGAAATATCTATacaaaataatcattttttatttacttcTTCTTATATTTATATCTAACCCAAGAAGCTAGTGGAGAGAAAAATCAACTTTAATACTCTTTCTGACCTTGTCTGCTTTTTTTACTCCGACTTCTTCCATTTACCAAACATAGCGTTAAAGTCCAACAAAATCAACAAGGAAACTTTCCAAGGTTACGTGGAGAAGCAATACGCAGCACAAAGGTacaatttgttaatttttttgataatagTACAATTTGTTAATTCAGTCATTGACTATTATGTTTATCAAATGAAATTCAGATAAGGTTCTTGGAAGCATGGTTAATTTGACTGGGCGatatatgcttatataaaaGTATGGTTTTAAATTGGAGTTGCCATCATGGATGGCTATGTTGCGGAATTGCTGATGATATCATTTTGCCTTGCTTCATCCCTCGGCCTTGATGCAGttgtaaatattaaaatagaaatgatagatttttaataaaataataaggataaaaatgaaaataaatttattaaattttaaattttataaacttACCTCTGGCAGTTTATTAAAAGATCTTTAAACTACTTGAATAACCtccttctatttatttttttttaaatgaataagctccttcaaaacttcattaatcattttaaaaaaaacttttatttaaataaattttaagttAATTAAATAAGAATTTCAGCTTAAATATAGTCAAAGTGTTAATTGCAATCATAGAAAGAGTCGctaaagctatccatggaatGTCCCGTCACAATATACTTCTGAATAAacaataagaaattaaataggcTAGGATAAATTATTTATTCCCCATGAGTCGTCTGATGATAGCAAAATATTTCTGACTTTTTCACATCTCATTTTGCAAATAGGATAAATTATATCTTCCTCACGAGTAATGAGTCGTATGATAATAGCAAAATATTTCAGACTTTTTCACATGATCACATCTCCTATCACAATAGGACTTTTTGCAAATAGGACAATATTGTTGATCTAGTTCATCATCCTTGGGAGGTGCGTGTAGTGCATACGTTGCGGGAAGGCAACTCTTGTGCTGATTTTTTAGCTAAGATGGGAGCTAGATAAAACTTAGATTTTCTCCTTGTACAGGACCCCCCTCCTGGCTTTGAACCTTTGTTGCTTGCTGACTCTCTAGAAACAACCTTTGTGAGGTTGtaggtttttttcttcttttatcctgtttttgtttctttgtcattaagcataaaaaaaaaaatctcctcTCACATTTTACATATAGCAATCTTtcgttctattttttttattgttttctatAGATATCATGTTCATCACTGAATAATCTACTTTTAAATTGAGCTTTGActtctatatatctatatatatttttcaacctacaatttatttttctatttctcttCTTGCCCGCAGCGGCGGAGGGAGGGACATGGTTGCACCAGAGCTCCaaacttttcaatttatttttacatgttatacatatatatgaattataaaaGTTATTCTCAGCATGTTACCATACCCCAAACttctcaattttatttatttacatatCATACATATATAAATCAGCTATAGAAATTATGGTAAGCAACTAAGCATGTTATATTCTTTCTTCTTGGCGATCATATTATATatcattcattttcttttttctttcctctctttattatttattattagatgtatcaatatttctttttcttttgatttctcattttctcaatACGACATTATGTCAGTATCTAATAGTAGGGTTTCTTCCACAAGAGATTTTCTTTATGTAAATTACTCCAAGAGGGCCCAGGAATCATCCAAGAAAGAGAGGGTTTAAAAATCAGGGAAATGTCAAACATatacaaaaatatttaattcattCCATTCTACCAAACTTCCCATATATATGTGGTTTATTGAAACAAAGAATGATCATGTATTTCATTAACATTCCACAAGTCAGAATTGCCTTCAATTATCATCACAAATTCTCCAAATTAATTAGGCCATTTTTTGCCATTTCCACCTCCAAAACATGCACTTGTCTTGGCTAATCCGATATCAGTTATTAGCACTAATCTTCATTTTCATCACCCTCACCCAAGTTACCTCCTTATATTTCAACTTCCCTACCTTCAAACCAGAGGATGAAACTTCCCATTTACTCCTGAGCAAGAACTCAAAAATCTACCTAGATGCCATCCAAATAACCCCTGATATTCGCGGCGCGATCGTGGATTATTCCGGACGCGCTTTCTACAAAAAGCCATTCAGACTTTGGagcaagaacaacaacaacaaagtaGCTGCCTTCAACACCACTTTTGTTCTCAACATAACCCCCCAAACCTCCCCTGGTGGAGAAGGCATAGCCTTCATCTTAACCGCGGATCGCACTCTACCGCAAAACAGTGAAGGACAATGGCTTGGTATTGTGAATTCCACAACCAATGGAACTTCACAATCTGCAATTCTCGCGGTGGAGTTTGACACCAGAAAAAGTTCCACAGATGATGGCCCTGACAACCATGTTGGGATCAACATAAACAGCATACATTCCATCATACAGGTTCCACTCATAAACACTAGGGTCAATATTTCATCTGGTATAAATGTAACTATCAGAATTCAGTATGAAAATGATGTAATAACCGTTTTTGGTTCCATGACTGGAGCTTCAAACGGTTCCATGGAGACCCTCTTGGTATCTCCACCTCTTAATCTATCTTCCTATCTTCAAGAAGAGGTTTACTTGGGTTTCTCTGCTTCAACAAGTAATTACACACAGTTGAACTGTGTAAGAGCATGGGAATTCAACGGTGTAGATATTGCAGACGGTGATAAAAACCTGGTTTGGGTTTGGATCACAGTACCAATTATTACAGTGATTGTCATAGGTGGATTGATCTTGTTCTTGGTTTTTCGCCAAAGGAAACGCCGCGCGGAGAATCCAGAAGATGCATATCCAAGAATAGAGGATCAAATTCAACATTCCTCATTTTCTCCAAAGAAGTTTCAGCTGAAGGAGATGAAAAAAGCAACAGGTGGATTCAGCCCTCAAAATAAACTTGGGGAAGGTGGATTTGGAACTGTCTACAAGGGGGTATTAGGAAACAATATGGAGGTAGCAGTGAAGAGAGTGTCCGAAAACTCGCGGCAAGGGAAGCAAGAATTCATAGCAGAAGTGACAACAATTGGAAGACTTCACCACAGAAACTTGGTGAAACTCATTGGCTGGTGCTACGAGAGCAAAGAGCTTCTACTAGTCTATGAGTTCATGCCTAATGGGAGCTTGGACAAGTACCTATTTGGCGATCAAAAACTCGGTAATAACAGCATCGGATGGGGACTTTCTTCAACACTGAATTGGGAAACTCGACATGGTGTGATTCATGGTGTGGCACAAGCACTGGACTATCTCCACAACGGTTGCGAAAAGCGGGTGCTTCATAGAGATATCAAGGCAAGCAACATCATGTTGGACACCGATTACAACGCGAAATTGGGGGATTTTGGACTAGCGCGTACAATTCAAAAGAGAAATGAGACTCACCACTCCACCAAGGAAATTGCGGGGACACCGGGTTACATGGCGCCGGAGACTTTTCTCACGGGGAGGGCGACCGTAGAGACCGATGTTTACGCGTTTGGGGTTCTTGTGTTGGAGGTAGTTTGTGGAAAGAGGCCAGGGAGTATGTTTGCACAAGATGACTATAAAAACAGCATTGTGTATTGGGTTTGGGAGCTTTATGGAAAGGGGAGAATAGTTAGTGCTGTTGATTCAAGGGTAAgtaaggaggaggaggaggtgatCAAGGAGGAGGAAGTGGAGGATTTGCTTGTTCTTGGGCTGGCTTGTTGTCATCCGAACCCACACCGGCGGCCGTCGATGAGAACTGTTCTGCAGGTTCTTAACGGGGAAGCGCCGCCGCCGGAGGTGCCGCAGGATAGACCTGCTTTTATGTGGCCCGCTATGCCTCCATCtttcaaagaaaatgaagatagcTCCCTCATACAAGGATCACTTACAGCATTCACTGATATCTCTGGGAGATAATTAAAGTTACTTAGGTTCATGACCAGAACTGGTTTTAGTTGGAATATATAGTTCTTGTATTTGCTGATAAGTTTTTATACATCAGTGTGTAGTTCAGCTTTGATATATATTTGCAaacaatttttcttttgtgtAAATTTTAgatcgtcatcatcatcattggaTCCTTGTACATATAGAATTATAGATCCTATTGATTTGAAATTGATCTCTACACTCCACCCATGTATCTGAGAAATTAAATGAATTTGTTCTTGGACATTTCTATATATGGATGACCTCGTTCAGTATATTTGAGGCTGTTAAATCTACAAAAGTAAGCATATATAGATGGGAAATTATTAGTTGAACGATCAGAACACAAACGAaacttaatgaaaatattacATTCATTTGATGCCTCTTTGAATTTATTTTGTTAAATGTTCTCGTGTATAGCTCAAACCCGTACAAGGAGTCAGTCAATATCCAAAAATGTAGAGGTGGATGAAGAAAAGATGTAGGAAGAAAATAAAGACTAAAAAGAGAG is a window of Lotus japonicus ecotype B-129 chromosome 5, LjGifu_v1.2 DNA encoding:
- the LOC130719470 gene encoding uncharacterized protein LOC130719470, producing the protein MVLQSGPWVFNRFAVVLEALDINVHPSKVPLTRLPFWVRVFDLPYSCWSEQVARALGGAFAGYITSDRRGNNRLGAYFRFKVWIDVTVPLRRGQVLALDDGGQLEVFFQYEKLHNHCYICGFLDHVAKHCDKGPLAPEEEAPYGGLRAEEYDRDRGFSNKSSKQNRSSGSGVEQTTGHKEGKPIATREEDDVYDGLAGEFEDYEEDDTEINPEAVLEGGLDGKTELENPGDKRKTSQKLSTSGAMNRSHSGDGGPSKSSTPRGTKWQRKRSGNSSSAPDRSGTGATPPLKKMNTENGLGSAETARQSRPPQ
- the LOC130720838 gene encoding probable L-type lectin-domain containing receptor kinase S.5, producing the protein MHLSWLIRYQLLALIFIFITLTQVTSLYFNFPTFKPEDETSHLLLSKNSKIYLDAIQITPDIRGAIVDYSGRAFYKKPFRLWSKNNNNKVAAFNTTFVLNITPQTSPGGEGIAFILTADRTLPQNSEGQWLGIVNSTTNGTSQSAILAVEFDTRKSSTDDGPDNHVGININSIHSIIQVPLINTRVNISSGINVTIRIQYENDVITVFGSMTGASNGSMETLLVSPPLNLSSYLQEEVYLGFSASTSNYTQLNCVRAWEFNGVDIADGDKNLVWVWITVPIITVIVIGGLILFLVFRQRKRRAENPEDAYPRIEDQIQHSSFSPKKFQLKEMKKATGGFSPQNKLGEGGFGTVYKGVLGNNMEVAVKRVSENSRQGKQEFIAEVTTIGRLHHRNLVKLIGWCYESKELLLVYEFMPNGSLDKYLFGDQKLGNNSIGWGLSSTLNWETRHGVIHGVAQALDYLHNGCEKRVLHRDIKASNIMLDTDYNAKLGDFGLARTIQKRNETHHSTKEIAGTPGYMAPETFLTGRATVETDVYAFGVLVLEVVCGKRPGSMFAQDDYKNSIVYWVWELYGKGRIVSAVDSRVSKEEEEVIKEEEVEDLLVLGLACCHPNPHRRPSMRTVLQVLNGEAPPPEVPQDRPAFMWPAMPPSFKENEDSSLIQGSLTAFTDISGR